One window from the genome of Blastopirellula retiformator encodes:
- a CDS encoding DUF5682 family protein: MRGNIHVFGVRHLSPMGAWQLRGYLDEIQPDVVLIEGIDDATPLIADMTRKETKPPIAILAYTDSLPVRTIVTPLARYSPEFQAISWASERNAVAQFFDLPSECFLGLLDAEYEWREQMRKESLARQAEETEANADNTAEVAIGLEAPKASLYEQFAMTAGESDFETYWERQFEHNVAPGSYRGGALEFGQAVRELEEDRPRWRAENLIREAYMRRRIEETIAAGTPPEKIVAVVGAFHATALSADLPAMTDDELASLRRRTSKLTLMPYSYFKLSSQSGYGAGNQAPAYFELMWQALNEGNVRGLSHRYLSSVAQHLRKAGTHRSTAEVIESVRLAETLSALKDGLAPTLSDLRDAAITLLGQGETTTVKEALAHVEVGTEIGELPDGVSQTSIQADFQRELKRLKLEKYKTTVEQPLDLDLRENRQAKTEEAAYLDLHRSSLFHRLRVLQVPFAKFTHARQESTTWAERWIMQWTPESEIALVEAVLEGETIVLATAFRFNTQLADCVTIADAARLVNDACQCGMMEAMDQARDRLQELAVATSDLAAIADAAFELMQVVRFGNVRRFDPEPLLPLLEELFVEGALSLYAAAGCDDNAAKKLLEAIEKLNRVGLEFAELVDESLWTSRLQQLADSDDRNPLLSGYACAILLERGLIANEALAREVSRRLSPGVPADLGAGWFEGLAQRNRYALIARQTLWEQLADYVGSLDDDQFARALVFLRRAFSTFVPRERRQICENLGEHWGLNKDQTAELLEGPLSEEEEEKLSDLNDFDFGDF; the protein is encoded by the coding sequence TTGAGGGGCAACATCCACGTATTCGGCGTCCGCCATCTCTCCCCCATGGGAGCCTGGCAACTGCGGGGCTATCTCGACGAGATTCAGCCCGACGTCGTGTTGATTGAAGGGATCGATGATGCGACCCCGTTGATCGCCGATATGACGCGGAAAGAAACCAAGCCGCCGATCGCAATCCTCGCCTACACCGACTCGCTGCCGGTGCGCACGATCGTCACTCCGCTGGCCCGCTACAGTCCCGAGTTTCAGGCGATCTCCTGGGCGAGCGAACGAAACGCCGTCGCCCAGTTTTTCGACCTGCCGTCGGAGTGCTTTCTCGGATTGCTCGACGCCGAGTACGAGTGGCGCGAGCAAATGCGCAAAGAATCGCTCGCCCGCCAGGCGGAAGAAACGGAAGCGAACGCCGACAACACGGCGGAAGTCGCCATTGGCTTAGAAGCGCCCAAGGCGTCTCTCTACGAGCAATTTGCGATGACCGCAGGCGAGAGCGACTTTGAAACCTACTGGGAACGCCAGTTTGAGCATAACGTCGCCCCCGGCAGCTATCGCGGCGGCGCGCTAGAGTTCGGTCAGGCGGTCCGCGAACTGGAGGAAGACCGTCCCCGCTGGCGGGCCGAAAACTTGATTCGTGAAGCGTACATGCGCCGTCGCATCGAAGAGACGATCGCCGCCGGTACGCCCCCCGAGAAGATCGTCGCCGTAGTCGGCGCTTTTCATGCGACCGCCTTGTCCGCCGACCTGCCGGCGATGACCGACGACGAGCTCGCATCGCTGCGCCGCCGCACCAGCAAGTTGACGCTGATGCCCTATTCCTATTTCAAACTCTCGTCACAGTCAGGCTATGGCGCCGGCAATCAGGCCCCGGCTTACTTCGAGCTGATGTGGCAAGCGCTCAACGAGGGGAACGTGCGCGGCCTTTCGCATCGCTATCTCTCCAGCGTCGCCCAACACTTGCGCAAAGCGGGCACCCATCGTTCGACCGCCGAGGTGATTGAGAGCGTCCGCCTGGCCGAGACCCTATCCGCCCTGAAAGACGGTCTGGCGCCAACGCTTTCGGACCTTCGCGATGCGGCGATCACGCTGCTTGGTCAAGGGGAAACGACCACCGTCAAAGAGGCGCTCGCCCACGTCGAGGTTGGGACCGAGATCGGCGAATTGCCCGACGGGGTCAGCCAAACGTCAATCCAGGCCGACTTCCAGCGAGAACTGAAACGTCTCAAGCTGGAGAAGTACAAAACGACGGTCGAACAACCGCTCGACCTGGACCTGCGGGAAAACCGTCAGGCGAAGACGGAAGAAGCGGCCTATCTTGATCTTCATCGCTCGTCCCTGTTCCACCGTCTGCGCGTCTTGCAAGTTCCGTTTGCCAAATTCACGCACGCTCGCCAAGAGTCAACGACCTGGGCCGAGCGGTGGATCATGCAGTGGACGCCCGAAAGTGAAATCGCCCTGGTCGAAGCGGTGCTGGAAGGAGAAACGATCGTCCTGGCGACGGCGTTTCGTTTCAACACGCAACTTGCCGATTGCGTCACGATCGCCGACGCGGCGCGGCTGGTGAACGACGCCTGCCAGTGCGGCATGATGGAAGCGATGGATCAGGCCCGCGACCGACTGCAGGAGCTAGCGGTCGCCACCTCCGACCTTGCCGCAATCGCCGACGCCGCCTTCGAGCTGATGCAGGTCGTGCGGTTTGGTAACGTCCGTAGGTTCGATCCCGAGCCGCTGCTGCCACTACTCGAGGAACTATTCGTCGAAGGGGCGCTCTCGCTGTATGCGGCCGCCGGTTGCGATGACAATGCCGCCAAGAAGCTGCTCGAGGCGATCGAGAAGCTCAACCGAGTCGGACTGGAGTTCGCCGAGTTGGTGGATGAAAGTCTGTGGACGTCGCGATTGCAGCAGTTGGCCGACTCCGACGATCGCAACCCGCTATTGTCCGGCTATGCCTGCGCAATTCTGCTAGAACGGGGCCTGATCGCCAACGAAGCGCTCGCCCGCGAGGTATCGCGGCGACTTTCTCCCGGCGTGCCGGCCGACTTGGGCGCCGGCTGGTTTGAGGGCCTCGCTCAGCGGAATCGCTACGCTCTGATCGCCCGGCAGACGCTCTGGGAACAGTTGGCCGATTACGTCGGTTCGCTCGACGACGACCAATTCGCCCGGGCGCTCGTCTTTTTGCGGCGGGCTTTCAGCACCTTTGTCCCGCGCGAGCGACGTCAGATTTGCGAAAACCTAGGTGAGCACTGGGGGCTGAACAAGGATCAAACCGCCGAGCTGCTGGAAGGCCCCTTGAGCGAAGAGGAAGAAGAAAAGCTGTCGGACCTGAATGACTTTGATTTTGGCGATTTCTAG
- a CDS encoding ATP-binding protein translates to MAKKKSATRANKSSGGDLRSPAEELYAHEIEALIAQDKFDKPPGWRMSARAVHTYICGGKAGKLDITPKYIGYNRLVEIAIATLVTDRALLLIGEPGTAKSWLSEHLSAAINGDSTKVVQGTAGTTEEQIRYTWNYAMLIAHGPSHEALIKSPVLRAMESGSLARFEEISRCASEVQDAMISLLSEKRISIPELATEVPAQKGFSVIATANTRDRGVNDMSAALKRRFNIIVLPTPNTIETEIEIVGKRIAELASNLALQAELPSEDAIEQVVTIFRELRTGQTLDGKNKLKSPSGVLSTAEAISVLANSMALSASFGSGAISAEDVAAGLQGAVVKDEEKDKVAWKEYLTNVLKKRGSDWRPLYNACSEHNG, encoded by the coding sequence ATGGCGAAGAAAAAAAGTGCTACCCGCGCCAACAAGTCCAGCGGCGGCGATCTCCGCTCTCCGGCCGAAGAGCTGTACGCGCACGAGATCGAAGCGTTGATTGCGCAAGACAAGTTCGATAAGCCTCCGGGGTGGCGAATGTCGGCTCGCGCCGTCCATACCTACATCTGCGGCGGCAAAGCGGGCAAGTTGGACATCACGCCGAAGTACATCGGCTACAACCGCCTGGTCGAGATTGCGATCGCCACGCTGGTGACCGACCGGGCGCTGTTGCTGATCGGCGAACCGGGAACCGCCAAGAGCTGGCTCTCGGAACATCTTTCGGCGGCGATCAACGGCGATTCGACCAAAGTGGTGCAGGGAACTGCCGGCACAACCGAAGAGCAGATCCGCTACACCTGGAACTACGCGATGCTGATCGCCCATGGTCCCAGCCATGAAGCGCTGATCAAGAGCCCGGTCTTGCGCGCCATGGAATCAGGCTCGCTCGCCCGGTTCGAGGAAATCTCTCGCTGCGCCTCGGAGGTGCAGGATGCGATGATCTCGCTGCTGTCGGAAAAGCGGATCTCGATTCCTGAACTAGCGACTGAAGTTCCGGCCCAAAAAGGGTTCTCGGTGATCGCCACCGCCAACACCCGCGACCGGGGCGTCAACGACATGTCGGCCGCGCTGAAGCGCCGCTTTAACATCATTGTTTTGCCGACCCCCAACACGATCGAGACCGAAATCGAGATCGTCGGCAAACGCATCGCGGAACTCGCGTCGAACCTGGCGCTTCAAGCGGAGCTGCCGAGCGAAGACGCGATCGAGCAGGTCGTCACCATTTTCCGCGAGCTGCGCACCGGGCAAACGCTCGATGGCAAGAACAAGCTAAAGTCGCCGTCCGGCGTGCTGTCGACCGCCGAGGCGATTTCGGTCTTGGCCAACAGCATGGCCCTTTCGGCCAGCTTCGGTAGCGGCGCGATCTCGGCCGAGGATGTCGCCGCCGGGTTGCAGGGCGCCGTCGTCAAAGACGAAGAGAAGGACAAGGTCGCCTGGAAAGAATACCTGACCAACGTGCTGAAGAAACGGGGCTCCGACTGGCGTCCGCTCTATAACGCCTGTTCGGAGCACAACGGTTGA
- a CDS encoding HEAT repeat domain-containing protein: MSIPVLTQVYDEVRRLSIAGSSVACGDFRLKKLVAPLQKAGKKAPVFAKVAEAVNSVVESNEKTAPEALLSLSTLVNAILYTQGATGAEGKRKPIKQVGDGLVPKNSPASLLKAVATAMTSTGSGRLEVIRDSLDRNPFPDPRLLGPAISALDGSYHEVCDFVEANVLPQYGKSIVPMIVERFDQKGGAGDARRLSLLHRVDPVAADKLVREALQAGSKEVKVVAIAKLREPSDVPFLIEQTTAKAADVREAAYQALAEINSKEAATALAAGIEKPRNPPALNAAREAQHPIVLTTVQTETRKAAEELLASKPKGKNLDARIFRLTSLLQALRNRSDKQTETLLLELFEQREAISKIEGRSTYHSSMAALLNAMGTSTGKVQDVVIDNHDSLDELGIDVAIEAAMKRAKPERVYELFHEYLLVPQTGKKGKAATNARAKAEVVSGTLNKYTRGANLLYDYEPEETPAIKIDPRWLDVAIRADDVALVGQLARPDHPGVIKYLDVHMQRLLKARSESYELLEALEAMVRINHPKTVDYLTQAMVKKVKYAADFYATMFGRLIVMLPKSAVPQLEACVASMAEEDADRYIVAVADLKNRK; encoded by the coding sequence ATGAGCATCCCGGTCCTGACCCAGGTATATGACGAAGTGCGGCGGCTTTCCATTGCTGGCAGTAGCGTCGCGTGCGGCGATTTTCGTCTAAAGAAGTTGGTCGCGCCGCTACAGAAGGCAGGCAAAAAAGCGCCCGTCTTCGCCAAAGTCGCCGAAGCGGTCAATAGCGTCGTCGAGAGTAACGAGAAAACTGCGCCGGAAGCGCTACTTAGCCTCAGCACTCTGGTCAATGCGATTCTCTACACGCAGGGAGCGACGGGAGCCGAGGGAAAACGAAAGCCGATCAAGCAAGTCGGCGACGGACTCGTCCCGAAAAACTCGCCCGCCAGTTTGCTCAAAGCGGTCGCAACCGCCATGACCAGCACCGGTTCGGGCCGGCTCGAGGTGATTCGCGATTCGCTCGATCGCAATCCGTTTCCCGATCCGCGACTTCTGGGACCGGCGATCTCGGCGCTCGACGGTTCGTATCACGAAGTCTGCGACTTTGTCGAAGCGAACGTTCTGCCGCAGTACGGCAAGTCGATTGTGCCGATGATCGTCGAACGGTTCGATCAAAAGGGTGGAGCAGGGGACGCCCGGCGATTGTCGCTGTTGCACCGCGTGGATCCAGTCGCCGCCGACAAGCTGGTTCGCGAAGCCCTGCAAGCAGGCTCTAAGGAGGTCAAGGTCGTCGCCATTGCGAAATTACGCGAGCCAAGCGACGTTCCGTTTTTGATCGAACAAACGACCGCCAAGGCGGCCGACGTGCGCGAGGCAGCCTATCAAGCGCTGGCCGAGATCAACTCGAAAGAAGCCGCGACTGCGCTGGCCGCAGGAATTGAAAAACCACGCAATCCCCCGGCGCTGAATGCAGCCCGCGAAGCGCAACATCCGATCGTTTTGACGACGGTCCAGACCGAAACCCGCAAAGCGGCCGAGGAACTCCTAGCGAGCAAGCCGAAAGGCAAAAATCTGGATGCCCGCATTTTCCGTCTTACTTCGCTGCTACAGGCCCTGCGGAATCGGAGCGACAAGCAGACCGAAACGCTATTGCTGGAGCTCTTCGAGCAGCGCGAGGCGATTTCCAAAATAGAAGGCCGCAGTACCTATCATTCCAGTATGGCGGCGCTGCTGAACGCGATGGGCACATCGACAGGGAAAGTCCAAGACGTAGTCATCGACAATCACGATTCGCTAGACGAACTCGGGATCGACGTCGCGATTGAAGCGGCCATGAAGCGCGCCAAACCGGAGCGAGTCTACGAGCTCTTCCATGAATATCTGCTTGTGCCGCAAACCGGAAAGAAGGGGAAAGCCGCTACAAACGCTCGCGCCAAGGCGGAGGTCGTTTCCGGCACGCTCAACAAGTACACGCGGGGCGCCAACCTCCTCTACGACTATGAACCGGAGGAGACTCCCGCGATCAAGATTGATCCTCGCTGGCTTGACGTTGCCATTCGCGCAGACGATGTCGCTCTGGTCGGCCAACTGGCTCGCCCCGATCACCCGGGCGTCATCAAATACTTGGACGTCCACATGCAACGTTTGCTGAAGGCACGGTCTGAATCGTATGAGTTGCTGGAGGCGCTCGAAGCGATGGTCCGAATCAATCACCCGAAGACGGTCGATTACCTGACCCAGGCAATGGTCAAGAAGGTGAAATACGCCGCCGACTTTTATGCCACGATGTTTGGCCGCCTCATTGTGATGCTGCCGAAATCGGCCGTGCCGCAATTGGAAGCCTGTGTGGCGTCGATGGCCGAAGAGGACGCCGACCGATACATCGTGGCCGTCGCCGACCTGAAGAATCGCAAATAA
- a CDS encoding SWIM zinc finger family protein: protein MISIDAEFVAAAAPNAAAANNGRGLVLKNKFVNLHHSDDETLLFGECKGSGKTPYLCSADFTNPETVTYRCSCPSRQFPCKHSLGLLYAYVEGKPFTTAEVPQSIADKREKAAVRAEKKKTDANKPRKVNKSALAKKIKAQLDGLDLLEKLTHDLVKLGVGNMNAKSAAEIEKQAKQLGNAYLPGAQAALHNYTKLFWDHDEEKTSTQREGVYSEALDQLGRLSSLVKQGRAYLERRLADPELAPETESSIAAWLGHAWQLRELKEAGLVQDNAELVQLAFNAYDDVARREFVDTGIWMNLASGAIQLTQTYRPYKAAKHIKAEDSFFQLASVSELCIYPGDVNPRIRWEGKTMRPLEKKDFKQVRGFGHASFAEVIKQVKMQLKNPLADKLPIYALNYAQIGMVGDQYVAEDAKGERLVLTEIGLDEEPRTCNLLELLPADLLKKQTLIARFRHDLDSGKLQIKPLSIVAADAIHRLTF, encoded by the coding sequence ATGATTTCGATTGATGCGGAATTCGTTGCGGCGGCGGCGCCCAATGCGGCGGCGGCCAACAATGGTCGCGGGCTCGTTCTCAAAAACAAATTCGTCAACTTGCACCATTCCGACGACGAGACGTTGTTGTTCGGCGAATGTAAAGGAAGCGGCAAGACGCCGTATCTCTGCTCCGCCGACTTCACCAACCCCGAGACCGTCACCTACCGCTGCAGTTGTCCAAGTCGCCAGTTTCCCTGCAAGCACTCGCTGGGCCTGTTGTACGCGTATGTCGAAGGGAAACCGTTCACTACCGCCGAAGTTCCCCAATCGATCGCTGATAAACGGGAGAAAGCGGCCGTCCGCGCTGAGAAGAAAAAGACCGACGCCAACAAGCCGCGCAAGGTCAACAAGTCGGCGCTTGCCAAAAAGATCAAAGCCCAACTTGATGGCCTCGACCTGCTGGAGAAGCTGACGCACGATCTGGTCAAACTGGGCGTCGGCAATATGAACGCCAAGTCGGCCGCCGAAATTGAAAAACAAGCGAAGCAACTCGGCAACGCGTATCTCCCCGGCGCACAGGCGGCCCTGCACAACTACACCAAGCTCTTCTGGGACCACGATGAAGAAAAAACTTCGACGCAGCGGGAAGGCGTTTACAGCGAAGCGCTCGATCAATTAGGGCGCCTAAGCTCGCTGGTCAAGCAAGGCCGAGCCTATCTCGAGCGGCGACTTGCCGACCCCGAATTGGCGCCGGAGACCGAATCGAGCATCGCCGCATGGCTGGGCCACGCCTGGCAATTGCGGGAATTAAAAGAGGCGGGCCTGGTGCAGGACAACGCCGAGCTGGTGCAGCTTGCCTTCAACGCCTACGACGACGTCGCCCGTCGTGAGTTCGTCGATACCGGCATCTGGATGAACCTGGCGAGCGGCGCAATCCAGCTGACGCAAACCTATCGCCCCTACAAAGCGGCCAAACATATCAAAGCGGAAGACAGCTTCTTTCAACTCGCCTCGGTCAGCGAATTGTGCATCTATCCCGGCGACGTCAATCCTCGGATTCGCTGGGAAGGGAAGACCATGCGGCCGCTAGAAAAGAAAGACTTCAAGCAGGTTCGCGGGTTTGGGCATGCCAGCTTCGCCGAGGTGATCAAGCAGGTGAAGATGCAGCTGAAAAACCCTCTCGCCGACAAGCTGCCGATTTACGCCCTCAACTACGCCCAGATCGGTATGGTTGGCGATCAATATGTCGCCGAAGACGCCAAAGGGGAACGCCTGGTGCTGACCGAAATCGGTCTCGACGAGGAGCCGCGCACGTGCAACCTGCTAGAGCTGCTTCCTGCGGATCTGCTGAAGAAGCAAACGCTCATCGCCCGCTTCCGACACGATCTCGATTCCGGCAAGTTGCAAATTAAACCGCTGTCGATCGTCGCCGCCGATGCCATCCATCGGCTCACTTTCTAA